The Oxalobacteraceae bacterium OTU3CINTB1 genome includes a window with the following:
- the torT gene encoding TMAO reductase system periplasmic protein TorT — protein MPPPRLSLLLGLFGAAASAVAAPAPFAQPPRFAPIPVLSIFRPVQPNGSADDALASGRVVPGKYRMAAPASKHWRIAFLFPHLKDPYWGGCAYGVVSEAKRLGVAADILPAEGYNDLAGQLRMMDRAIAGKYDAIVLSPIGMTANNASIAKARAAGIPVIELANDSRSEDLALKVTSSLRGMGLEATRWVVRDAQRRGLKSINIALLPGPMGAGWVKGEVDGTRIAAQDAAIPVNILDIRYGDSDFAGQQRLAAELLARHGGQLHYILGCTGCAPAALEPLRQAGLSGKVRLVAYDLTGEIARLIHNGDIDAAADTKGVSQTRVAINAAVNLLERRAQETPHTILVELGMVDRLNYASYPFDTSIAPAGYKTVLSYDPARK, from the coding sequence ATGCCCCCACCCCGCCTGTCGCTGCTGCTTGGCCTGTTCGGCGCGGCGGCGAGCGCCGTCGCCGCGCCGGCGCCGTTCGCGCAACCGCCCAGGTTCGCGCCGATCCCGGTGCTGTCGATCTTTCGTCCGGTACAGCCCAACGGCTCGGCAGACGACGCCCTCGCCAGCGGCCGGGTGGTGCCAGGCAAGTACCGCATGGCGGCGCCTGCCAGCAAGCACTGGCGCATCGCCTTCCTGTTCCCCCACCTGAAAGACCCCTACTGGGGCGGCTGCGCCTATGGCGTGGTCAGCGAAGCCAAACGCCTGGGCGTGGCCGCCGACATCCTGCCGGCCGAGGGCTATAACGACCTGGCCGGCCAGCTGCGCATGATGGACCGGGCCATCGCCGGCAAATACGACGCCATCGTGCTGTCGCCGATCGGCATGACGGCCAACAACGCCTCGATCGCCAAGGCGCGCGCCGCCGGCATTCCGGTGATCGAGCTGGCCAACGACAGCCGCAGCGAGGACCTGGCGCTCAAGGTCACCAGCTCGCTGCGCGGCATGGGCCTCGAGGCCACCCGCTGGGTGGTGCGCGACGCCCAGCGGCGCGGACTGAAATCGATCAACATCGCACTGCTGCCCGGCCCCATGGGCGCGGGCTGGGTCAAAGGGGAAGTCGACGGCACCCGCATCGCGGCGCAGGACGCGGCCATCCCGGTCAACATCCTCGACATCCGCTACGGCGACAGCGATTTCGCCGGCCAGCAGCGGCTGGCGGCCGAGCTGCTGGCCAGGCATGGCGGGCAGCTCCACTACATCCTCGGCTGCACCGGCTGCGCGCCGGCCGCGCTCGAGCCGCTCAGGCAGGCCGGCTTGAGCGGCAAGGTGCGGCTGGTCGCCTACGACCTCACCGGCGAGATTGCACGGCTGATCCATAACGGCGACATCGACGCGGCGGCCGACACCAAGGGCGTCAGCCAGACCAGGGTGGCCATCAACGCCGCCGTCAACCTGCTGGAACGGCGCGCCCAGGAGACGCCGCACACCATCCTGGTCGAACTGGGCATGGTCGACCGCCTCAACTACGCCTCCTACCCGTTCGATACCTCGATCGCGCCGGCCGGCTACAAGACGGTGCTGTCCTACGACCCGGCGCGCAAATAG
- a CDS encoding transporter substrate-binding domain-containing protein, whose amino-acid sequence MSAITNLILASLAMLCAAVGLGAPQASAAERLAVGARFDLIFEQGADGQWQGLGVDLLRTLAARAGDTVRFGVYPWARSQAMVQRAQADILIGPYKSPERDKQFAFVDLPFYRDRMVFYARSGTNPPWRGEFGPLDATRIAAVRGWHYGARFDQAKPGLNISEVNQLEHGVQMLMHGRVDLLATNERNNAALIGTLRDSGRLIALCPAIAQLDGYLAFPRGAAFAAARDRYSALFTEMVRSGEFARLAARHGVLAPTGAAADGRSREAGATAAAYNKPCPAGPHPPFRPVFP is encoded by the coding sequence ATGAGTGCAATCACAAACCTGATACTGGCCTCGCTGGCCATGCTCTGCGCCGCCGTCGGCCTCGGCGCGCCGCAGGCCTCGGCCGCCGAGCGCCTGGCCGTCGGCGCGCGCTTCGACCTGATCTTCGAGCAGGGTGCCGACGGCCAATGGCAGGGGCTGGGCGTGGACCTGCTGCGCACCTTGGCCGCGCGCGCGGGCGATACGGTGCGCTTTGGGGTCTATCCGTGGGCGCGCTCGCAGGCCATGGTGCAACGCGCCCAGGCCGACATCCTGATCGGTCCCTACAAATCGCCCGAACGGGACAAACAGTTCGCCTTTGTCGACCTGCCCTTCTACCGCGACCGCATGGTTTTCTATGCGCGCAGCGGCACCAACCCGCCATGGCGCGGCGAATTCGGCCCGCTCGACGCCACCCGCATCGCCGCCGTGCGCGGCTGGCACTACGGCGCCCGCTTCGATCAAGCCAAGCCGGGGCTCAACATCAGCGAGGTCAATCAGCTGGAGCACGGCGTGCAAATGCTGATGCACGGACGGGTCGACCTGCTGGCGACCAATGAGCGCAACAACGCCGCGCTGATCGGCACGCTGCGCGACAGCGGACGCCTGATCGCGCTGTGTCCCGCCATCGCGCAGCTGGACGGTTATCTCGCCTTCCCGCGCGGCGCCGCGTTCGCGGCCGCGCGCGACCGGTACAGCGCGCTGTTCACCGAGATGGTGCGCTCGGGCGAATTCGCCCGCCTGGCGGCCCGGCACGGCGTGCTGGCCCCAACCGGCGCGGCCGCCGATGGCCGTTCGAGGGAAGCCGGCGCCACCGCGGCCGCGTACAATAAGCCCTGCCCCGCCGGCCCGCACCCTCCTTTCCGACCCGTTTTTCCATGA